Proteins encoded by one window of Chanos chanos chromosome 7, fChaCha1.1, whole genome shotgun sequence:
- the knl1 gene encoding kinetochore scaffold 1: MTDLQLKLKNAACVVRESAEAATETALPPLQKSVLPETHVNDAGTSKISNAMEGEPAADKADAPESSANLTHHQSTMPKNHREKSLSARLSLGGFLPKLPSRSNPSNANQTQTRSSGLFESSLLNRGADVTREVNNSCMIDNLDDEVLPEVSSEEELSESVDSSLLKLTQERDSSPRELVSMEPEDDSVFEPATKTTQGLKRPFPEDDNEDLKAESKRKQSTSSIIEKWESSVSRVNSEEVPGRMTKNIEAVSSSSSSANLRYESTFESSYKYSQCDSQLDGTTDHEFDFKKKLDDGSITADEFLRHFGINFVIHRSRPSALPENLKSDQTRTMEDLLKEKYIYRPKQRVYETDCQKLTEMVEGLKTRISEQSHPMRSINVSLMRGMSELSKEELQSFGSKLKERKVYFRKRGKSLSHEMKEALYSELVKTTQEAQRNLREKIEEVDGILKDLDECINKLNADLAAKDVILTEDFPTNPDMMPALKTRQQELLNLNTAVAENERQIGELEVQKKATQDKLDLMRKDITGLQSDITVLNRLNEWRLAERNDNRALFTYLHNTLEMELTFQNPLGKDKSGDAERNMDISFHLQLDGEKSQCFAVMVHKLLSQYIQADRKWAEKYPTAGHIPMLLHEVGLVVSRLRLLGEEIHRMKKWGALRLDILELTCVDTLVHIMFSSLKAFVKFEVTLAVTSDYPLSRPQLQTFVNLIGNTRSDQVDKIISSTAPSKNCLTKIVKRIHDELLC; encoded by the exons ATGACTGATCTCCAGCTAAAACTTAAAAATGCTGCCTGTGTTGTCAGGGAGTCTGCTGAGGCAGCCACGGAAACTGCTCTTCCTCCTTTACAGAAGTCTGTTTTACCAGAGACACACGTTAATGATGCAGGGACTTCCAAGATATCCAATGCGATGGAAGGAGAACCAGCTGCAGACAAAGCAGACGCGCCTGAATCTTCAGCCAACTTAACTCATCACCAGTCCACCATGCCAAAAAACCACAGGGAGAAATCCCTTTCAGCAAGGCTGTCGTTAGGTGGTTTCTTGCCAAAGCTTCCATCCAGATCCAATCCAAGTAATGCAAACCAGACACAGACCAGAAGCTCCGGCCTTTTTGAAAGCTCACTGCTGAATAGAGGTGCTGACGTGACTCGTGAAGTAAATAACAGCTGTATGATCGACAACCTCGACGATGAAGTCCTTCCTGAGGTCAGTAGCGAGGAAGAGCTTTCAGAAAGCGTGGACAGCTCTTTGCTTAAACTGACACAAGAGCGAGACAGCTCTCCACGGGAGCTTGTGTCAATGGAGCCTGAGGATGATTCAGTGTTTGAGCCTGCCACAAAGACCACCCAAGGTCTGAAAAGGCCCTTCCCAGAAGATGACAATGAAGATCTTAaagcagagagcaagagaaaacaaTCCACCTCTTCTATTATCGAAAAG TGGGAAAGTAGCGTTTCACGTGTCAATTCTGAGGAGGTCCCAGGTCGCATGACTAAGAACATTGAGGCTGTCAGTTCCAGCAGCAGCTCTGCTAATCTGAGATATGAAAGCACATTTGAATCAA GTTACAAGTACAGTCAGTGTGACTCACAGTTGGACGGGACAACTGATCATGAATTCGACTTTAAAAAG AAACTTGATGATGGAAGCATTACGGCAGATGAGTTCCTGAGACACTTTGGAATCAACTTTGTCATTCACAGATCTCGACCAAGTGCTCTTCCTGAAAAC TTAAAATCTGACCAAACACGTACCATGGAGGACTTGCTCAAGGAGAAATACATCTACCGGCCAAAGCAGAGGGTGTATGAGACAGACTGTCAGAAACTCACAGAGATGGTAGAGGG acTTAAAACAAGAATATCGGAGCAAAGTCATCCAATGAGGAGTATCAATGTGTCGCTGATGAGGGGGATGTCAGAACTGTCAAAAGAAGAG cttcAAAGCTTTGGCTCGaagttgaaagagagaaaagtataCTTCCGAAAGAGAGGCAAATCGCTTTCTCATGAAATGAAAGAAGCCTTGTACTCTGAGCTTGTTAAAACTACACAG GAGGCACAAAGAAACTTGAGAGAGAAAATTGAGGAGGTGGATGGGATACTCAAGGATCTTGATGAATGCATAAATAAGTTAAACGCAG ACCTGGCAGCTAAAGATGTCATTCTAACAGAAGACTTCCCCACAAACCCTGACATGATGCCTGCTTTGAAAACAAGACAACAAG AACTGCTGAATCTTAACACAGCTGTCGCTGAAAATGAAAG GCAAATTGGCGAGTTGGAAGTGCAGAAGAAGGCCACACAGGATAAACTGGACTTGATGCGGAAAGACATCACTGGACTTCAAAGTGACATCACAGTTTTGAACAG ACTGAATGAATGGAGACTGGCTGAGAGGAATGACAACAGAGCTCTGTTTACTTACCTCCATAACACTCTAGAGATGGAGCTCACTTTCCAAAACCCTCTTG gaaaagacaaaagtgGTGATGCTGAACGGAACATGGACATATCCTTTCATTTACAACTAGATG GGGAGAAGTCACAGTGCTTTGCGGTCATGGTTCATAAGTTGCTCTCCCAGTACATTCAAGCAGATAGAAAGTGGGCAGAGAAATACCCAACAGCTGGTCATATTCCAATG CTCCTACACGAGGTGGGCCTGGTCGTGAGCCGTCTTCGTCTGTTGGGAGAGGAGATCCACCGAATGAAAAAGTGGGGCGCTCTCAGACTGGACATCCTGGAGCTGACCTGTGTGGATACACT AGTTCATATCATGTTCTCCAGCCTTAAAGCATTTGTGAAATTTGAGGTGACCCTTGCTGTTACCTCAGACTACCCCCTAAGTCGTCCACAATTGCAGACCTTCGTTAACCTCATCGGAAACACAAG